In one Umezawaea sp. Da 62-37 genomic region, the following are encoded:
- a CDS encoding ISAs1 family transposase, whose protein sequence is MSSSPITVLSRQLAPLGEVAPQARTGLLEVLESVPDPRRKRGVRYRFAAILFVSVCAVVSGARSFAAIAEWAADAAEDTLSGMGIGAPNASTIRRALSALTGDGFDTAIGVWLSGRVKAAWMGAPGRRRRRAIAVDGKALRGSRHGEQRARMVMACLDHDSGVTVGQVEIAEKSNEIPMFAALLDTIVDVTGLVVTADALHAQRGHAEYLHGRGAHYVITVKGNQKALRDQLAGLPWKDVPIGYRETDTGHGRVVTRTYKVVTVAAGILFPHAAQAVRIVRTRKRKGSTRRASRETVYAVTSLTAAQAQPAELARYIRGHWHVENKLHWVRDVTMGEDASRARTGGGPRMMASLRNLAISLLRLTGHTNIAKAVRHMGRRPERAIKLISAS, encoded by the coding sequence GTGTCATCGTCTCCCATCACTGTCCTGTCACGCCAGTTGGCCCCGCTGGGCGAGGTGGCGCCGCAGGCGCGGACCGGGTTGCTCGAGGTGTTGGAGTCGGTGCCGGATCCACGCAGGAAACGGGGTGTGCGGTATCGGTTCGCGGCGATCCTGTTCGTGTCGGTGTGCGCGGTGGTCTCCGGTGCGCGGTCGTTCGCCGCGATCGCCGAATGGGCCGCGGACGCGGCCGAGGACACGCTGAGCGGAATGGGGATCGGCGCACCGAACGCGTCCACGATCCGGCGGGCGCTCTCGGCATTGACCGGTGACGGGTTCGACACCGCGATCGGCGTCTGGCTGTCCGGGCGTGTCAAGGCAGCGTGGATGGGGGCGCCGGGCAGGCGGCGGCGCCGCGCGATCGCGGTCGACGGTAAGGCGCTGCGGGGTTCCCGTCACGGCGAGCAGCGCGCGCGAATGGTGATGGCGTGCCTGGACCACGACAGCGGGGTCACGGTGGGCCAGGTCGAGATCGCGGAGAAAAGCAACGAGATCCCCATGTTCGCAGCACTTCTGGACACGATCGTCGATGTGACCGGTCTCGTCGTCACCGCCGACGCGTTGCACGCGCAACGCGGGCATGCCGAGTACCTGCACGGCCGTGGCGCGCACTACGTGATCACCGTGAAGGGCAACCAGAAGGCGTTGCGCGATCAGTTGGCGGGCCTGCCGTGGAAGGACGTGCCGATCGGGTACCGCGAGACCGACACCGGCCACGGCCGGGTAGTCACCCGCACCTACAAGGTCGTCACCGTCGCCGCCGGGATCCTGTTCCCGCACGCCGCCCAGGCCGTCCGGATAGTGCGGACCCGTAAACGCAAGGGCAGCACCAGGCGCGCGAGCCGCGAGACGGTGTACGCGGTGACATCCCTGACCGCCGCGCAGGCCCAGCCCGCCGAGTTGGCCCGCTACATCCGCGGGCACTGGCACGTGGAGAACAAGCTGCACTGGGTCCGCGACGTGACGATGGGCGAAGATGCCTCTCGGGCACGCACCGGCGGCGGGCCCAGGATGATGGCCAGCCTGCGCAATCTCGC
- a CDS encoding GAF and ANTAR domain-containing protein gives MSDEVEWQQDKSRFVDTALEAVEQHPVLGLSSPLARQFAQLTRSLLDAPSVGDVLNRVVFAALEAIPDASVVSVTLRAPDGSFHTPVQTDPLANEIDQVQYATGEGPCVHAARMPGPGLAESGDLANDPNWPLFGPASAARGMNSLLSTTLLPDAHPPQLSGALNVYSAKTGAFTAADRDTALLLATHGSLALAATRAVTAADLKLEHLRKAIDSRDVIGQAKGILMHRRGITADEAFDTLRTTSQRLNVKLAELARTFATRHREIDRLL, from the coding sequence GTGTCCGACGAGGTCGAGTGGCAGCAGGACAAGTCCCGTTTCGTCGACACCGCCCTGGAAGCCGTCGAACAGCACCCCGTGCTGGGCCTCTCCAGCCCGCTGGCGAGGCAGTTCGCCCAGCTCACCCGTTCCCTCCTGGACGCCCCCTCGGTGGGCGACGTGCTGAACCGCGTGGTGTTCGCCGCCCTGGAGGCGATCCCCGACGCGAGCGTGGTGAGCGTGACGCTGCGCGCCCCGGACGGCTCGTTCCACACGCCGGTGCAGACCGACCCGCTGGCCAACGAGATCGACCAGGTCCAGTACGCCACCGGCGAGGGCCCCTGCGTGCACGCCGCCCGGATGCCCGGCCCCGGCCTCGCCGAGAGCGGCGACCTCGCCAACGACCCGAACTGGCCCCTCTTCGGCCCGGCCTCCGCCGCGCGCGGCATGAACTCGCTGCTGTCCACCACGCTGCTCCCCGATGCCCACCCGCCGCAGCTCTCGGGCGCGCTCAACGTCTACTCGGCGAAGACGGGCGCGTTCACCGCCGCCGACCGCGACACCGCGCTGCTGCTGGCCACCCACGGCTCGCTGGCGCTGGCCGCGACCAGGGCCGTGACCGCCGCCGACCTGAAGCTCGAACACCTGCGCAAGGCCATCGACTCGCGCGACGTCATCGGCCAGGCCAAGGGCATCCTCATGCACCGCCGCGGCATCACCGCCGACGAGGCGTTCGACACCCTGCGCACGACGTCGCAGCGGCTCAACGTCAAGCTCGCGGAACTCGCCAGGACGTTCGCCACCCGCCACCGCGAGATCGACCGCCTTCTCTGA